In a genomic window of Occallatibacter riparius:
- a CDS encoding sensor histidine kinase codes for MTRTLLFLPRRLFRLERFALFLNIFFLCCANLSAIDPHQPITQMHHTAWGAKEGVIGEVLAIAQTSDGFIWVGTTNGLLRFDGSVLERYQPDLGAFPEPRWICSLLAMPNGGLWIGYLNGGASLLERGRLKNYSLADGMPAGRVRSLARDVDGTIWAATPAGVGYFDGSHWWHVGETGNVSGLKSISPASLAVDNQGVWVTDATKGVFFLPKGAREFHQEDSREVPGYLPSFTQAGESATWLWVPEALTLLKLAARGAAQSGSSRQFANSSGMFLIDRDGTGWMMTRHDGVLRIPSADHLQEHVSLDDPTIEKFSETEGLTNATVYCSMEDREGDIWVGTLGGLDRFRPRNAEWFQLQSVPTRRMQLVAGDRGDVWASSPQGLWNARSGKLVPGSPPDIQFSFRDPEGSIWVWSRRGDLGDLWRWQDGHFLKSLSPDLNRDKVLPTSIADKWVPIHGPVRALTRDSSGDLWVSVRGRGVFRLHNQVWDQARIMPDYPYMTAYGAVSDGQGRVWLAYPELREIALWDHGSVQIFSAKTGLDIGAVTQLAYSGEQVWAGGEFGLAIYSKGRFHTVVPASEAKFGLVAGIAGTPESGLWLSTDTEIVHIPQSEVSLIIRDPSHRVQFETFDPITDLAERPSDTSDTPAVMGSDGILWVATSRGVIRLDPAHLHRNLTPPLVAIRSMSANGRSYSLYAPITLPPNTTKLDIGFSVLSLPIPERARSRYRLLGSDSEWQDGGSRVQASYTRLGPGKYTFQVVARNNDGVWNEAGTSLEFIIQPAFYQTTWFQLLYVLAGAVLVWLLYRLRLRRVAGVIRERAEARADERVRIARDLHDTLLQGVQGLMLHFHVAAQELPEGSRTRAAMERALATADRIVVEGRDRVSRLRSAQFTAKNLTDAFEAIADDLGSDQRVRFTLKIEGRGGDVVSSVLSELHDIGREAITNAFRHSSASEITVSLLCERKSVVLTVADNGHGFDAAAQEISPRAGHWGFRGMKERAEIMGARFACHSTSKGSQIIVTVPAHRAYRESSLREVDPANAHSRK; via the coding sequence ATGACGCGAACTCTTCTTTTCCTGCCACGCCGGCTTTTCCGACTCGAACGGTTCGCGCTGTTCTTAAACATCTTCTTTCTGTGCTGCGCGAACTTGTCAGCAATCGATCCCCATCAGCCAATCACTCAGATGCATCACACTGCCTGGGGTGCCAAAGAAGGGGTCATTGGCGAGGTGCTGGCGATTGCGCAAACCTCAGACGGCTTTATCTGGGTGGGCACCACAAACGGCCTTCTCCGTTTCGATGGTTCTGTGCTTGAGCGATATCAGCCTGATTTGGGCGCATTTCCTGAGCCCCGATGGATTTGCTCGCTCCTGGCCATGCCTAACGGCGGTCTCTGGATAGGCTATTTAAACGGTGGTGCAAGCCTGCTGGAACGTGGAAGACTCAAAAACTACAGTCTGGCAGACGGAATGCCGGCCGGACGGGTCAGGAGTTTGGCTCGGGATGTCGACGGAACTATCTGGGCCGCCACGCCTGCGGGCGTGGGATACTTCGACGGCAGCCATTGGTGGCACGTTGGTGAAACCGGCAATGTGTCAGGCTTGAAGTCCATCTCACCTGCCAGCCTGGCCGTGGACAATCAAGGAGTTTGGGTAACCGATGCGACCAAAGGCGTCTTCTTTTTGCCCAAGGGCGCGCGCGAGTTCCATCAAGAAGACTCGCGAGAGGTTCCAGGGTATCTCCCGAGCTTCACACAGGCCGGCGAATCAGCAACCTGGCTCTGGGTGCCGGAGGCACTAACGCTATTGAAACTCGCTGCCCGCGGGGCTGCCCAAAGTGGCTCCTCGCGACAATTTGCGAACTCGTCGGGAATGTTTCTGATCGATCGTGACGGTACTGGATGGATGATGACACGGCATGACGGGGTGCTGCGTATTCCCTCAGCAGATCATCTTCAGGAACATGTATCGCTCGACGATCCCACGATCGAGAAATTCAGTGAAACTGAGGGGCTGACCAATGCCACAGTTTACTGTTCGATGGAAGATAGGGAAGGGGACATTTGGGTCGGAACACTTGGAGGGCTGGATCGATTCCGGCCTCGCAATGCAGAGTGGTTTCAATTGCAGTCTGTCCCCACCCGTCGCATGCAGTTGGTAGCAGGAGACAGAGGAGATGTTTGGGCAAGCTCGCCTCAGGGCTTGTGGAACGCAAGAAGCGGGAAGCTGGTTCCGGGTAGTCCCCCTGATATTCAGTTTTCCTTTCGCGATCCGGAAGGGTCAATCTGGGTCTGGTCGCGGCGAGGCGACCTGGGCGATCTCTGGCGATGGCAGGACGGGCATTTCCTGAAGTCTCTGTCGCCAGATCTGAACCGGGATAAGGTCCTGCCGACATCTATCGCAGATAAATGGGTACCGATTCATGGCCCTGTGCGAGCTTTGACAAGAGACAGCTCAGGAGACCTATGGGTTTCGGTCAGGGGTAGAGGTGTTTTCCGGCTGCACAACCAAGTTTGGGATCAGGCCCGGATCATGCCGGATTACCCCTACATGACGGCCTATGGAGCGGTTAGCGACGGCCAGGGACGGGTATGGTTGGCCTACCCGGAGTTGAGAGAAATTGCACTTTGGGATCACGGTTCAGTTCAGATATTTTCAGCCAAAACCGGATTGGACATCGGCGCTGTCACCCAACTCGCTTATTCCGGTGAGCAGGTCTGGGCAGGCGGTGAATTTGGGTTAGCAATCTACAGTAAGGGAAGGTTCCACACGGTAGTGCCAGCGTCGGAAGCCAAGTTCGGCTTGGTCGCCGGAATCGCAGGAACTCCCGAGTCAGGGTTGTGGCTCAGCACCGACACCGAGATCGTCCACATCCCTCAAAGCGAGGTCTCCCTGATTATTAGAGACCCCAGCCACCGTGTTCAATTCGAAACATTTGATCCCATAACTGATTTGGCCGAACGGCCGTCAGATACTTCCGACACGCCGGCGGTCATGGGAAGCGACGGAATTCTCTGGGTCGCGACGTCGAGAGGTGTAATCCGGCTCGATCCCGCACATCTCCACCGAAATCTGACGCCTCCCCTGGTGGCGATAAGGAGCATGAGTGCGAATGGACGATCCTACTCCCTCTACGCTCCAATTACCCTTCCTCCTAATACCACTAAACTCGATATTGGCTTCTCCGTCCTGAGCTTACCCATTCCAGAAAGGGCGCGCTCCCGATATCGCCTGCTAGGATCTGACAGCGAATGGCAGGATGGAGGAAGCCGGGTTCAGGCATCCTATACACGCCTGGGGCCGGGCAAGTATACATTCCAAGTCGTCGCGCGCAACAACGACGGCGTCTGGAATGAGGCTGGAACTTCCCTGGAGTTCATAATCCAGCCCGCTTTTTATCAAACCACCTGGTTTCAACTTCTATACGTTTTGGCCGGCGCCGTTCTCGTTTGGCTCCTGTATCGGCTGAGGCTGCGCCGTGTGGCCGGCGTAATCAGGGAGCGTGCCGAAGCCCGCGCCGATGAGCGGGTCCGCATCGCGCGTGATCTGCACGACACCCTGCTTCAGGGGGTGCAAGGTCTCATGCTGCATTTTCATGTGGCAGCCCAGGAACTTCCGGAAGGAAGCCGTACCCGGGCGGCAATGGAGCGCGCGTTGGCCACGGCGGATCGGATCGTGGTAGAGGGCAGGGATCGTGTCAGTCGTTTGCGGTCCGCCCAATTCACAGCCAAAAACCTTACCGATGCGTTCGAAGCAATCGCGGATGATCTCGGCTCCGATCAAAGAGTGCGTTTTACCTTGAAGATTGAAGGACGAGGAGGGGATGTTGTTTCATCTGTTTTGAGTGAGTTGCATGACATCGGACGCGAGGCAATCACCAATGCCTTCCGCCATTCCAGTGCTTCGGAAATCACCGTAAGTCTTTTATGTGAGCGGAAGTCTGTTGTGCTCACGGTTGCTGATAATGGACATGGGTTTGATGCTGCGGCGCAAGAGATCAGTCCCCGAGCTGGACACTGGGGATTTCGTGGTATGAAAGAGCGCGCCGAGATAATGGGCGCTCGATTTGCGTGTCACAGCACGAGCAAAGGAAGTCAGATAATTGTGACTGTGCCTGCTCACCGAGCGTATCGAGAGAGTTCCCTCCGAGAGGTAGACCCGGCGAACGCACATTCTCGAAAATAG
- a CDS encoding DUF3034 family protein, whose translation MKRAIERLMRLAFVALLAGATASGSKEAAAQALTMDGSSGVFFQPWAYVVPSSPGKFNGPTLGYHAVTAGPVAGDYFNVSVEEGFGSWLEFGYTRDNHTDGGDPTFSPLFNEAGMNIFNFKAKVVPEDYRKRKWVPAVAIGGVLRANDGYVSQASARIDATNGDIFGVATKLVVVDKKLPLILSAGVRGTNAEVYGYGGNATNWQARAFGALAIPIPVKHVLVAPTVEIDQEPHHLKYVEYANIPTTEVYAVRISDHPKQKWAIDVGTGHVASSVYPGIGLKANNALAVAFDYRF comes from the coding sequence ATGAAGCGTGCTATTGAAAGGTTGATGCGTCTAGCATTCGTTGCCCTGTTGGCGGGAGCGACCGCGAGTGGGTCAAAGGAGGCTGCCGCGCAGGCTCTGACGATGGACGGCTCATCAGGCGTGTTCTTTCAGCCCTGGGCCTATGTAGTCCCGTCATCGCCCGGCAAGTTCAACGGCCCGACACTCGGTTATCACGCGGTCACGGCAGGTCCGGTTGCTGGCGACTACTTCAATGTTTCTGTTGAAGAGGGATTTGGGAGTTGGCTCGAGTTCGGCTATACCCGCGACAACCACACCGATGGCGGAGACCCGACATTCAGCCCGCTTTTCAATGAGGCTGGAATGAATATCTTCAACTTCAAGGCAAAGGTTGTCCCAGAAGATTACCGTAAGCGGAAGTGGGTCCCGGCGGTAGCAATTGGCGGTGTGCTTCGCGCCAACGATGGGTACGTAAGCCAGGCATCTGCGCGGATAGATGCGACAAACGGGGATATCTTTGGAGTCGCAACGAAGCTCGTTGTCGTTGACAAGAAGCTTCCTCTAATCCTAAGTGCCGGCGTGAGGGGCACAAACGCAGAAGTTTACGGTTACGGCGGGAACGCGACCAACTGGCAAGCGCGCGCCTTTGGCGCACTTGCAATACCAATTCCAGTGAAACATGTGCTGGTTGCTCCCACAGTTGAGATCGATCAGGAACCTCATCATCTGAAGTACGTCGAATACGCGAATATCCCCACGACCGAGGTGTACGCGGTTCGAATATCGGACCACCCAAAACAAAAGTGGGCGATCGACGTCGGCACCGGCCACGTCGCCTCGAGTGTCTATCCGGGAATTGGTCTAAAGGCAAACAACGCACTCGCAGTCGCATTCGATTACCGCTTTTAG
- the mdlC gene encoding benzoylformate decarboxylase → MTADKQQTVWAATYDLLRTLGLTTVFGNPGSTEQPFLKNFPPDFEYILGLQEASAVAMADGFAQATGKPALVNLHTSAGTGNGMGNIMTAFQNKTPLIITAGQQTREMIICDPLLTNRDETMLPRPYVKWSYEPKRAEDVPRAIMRAYALALQPPAGPVYVSIPLDDWDKTALGAADIRTVSDRIGPDPERLKEFAERINRAKNPVLVYGAEVEKAGAWRVGVAIAEKLRVPVYRAPAAERACFPETHPLFQGELPAAIGPLSSRLVGHDLIVVVGAPVFRYYPYVPGPILPEGASLLQITTDPTDAGSALVGDSLLSDVKLALDGLLPLVHDVSRNAPEPRPRPKELTAVSGTPLTANELYAVLSEVRPDGAIVVQESPSNYNEFLHWWPTTEEGSYFTYASGGLGHNAPSSVGVALAQRKLGTNRPVVVLIGDGSLQYSVQSLSAAAQHKLKMVYIVPCNGEYAILKEFAVLEKTPNVPSLDLPFLDIVSLAKGYGCNATKAETKEEIQHAFKEALAAEGPTVIAIPIKRELKSLIPSASK, encoded by the coding sequence ATGACGGCGGATAAACAGCAAACAGTCTGGGCCGCGACCTACGATCTGTTGAGGACGTTAGGACTGACAACGGTCTTTGGCAATCCCGGCTCAACCGAACAGCCATTCCTGAAGAACTTCCCACCCGACTTCGAGTACATCCTTGGCCTTCAAGAAGCGTCAGCAGTAGCGATGGCAGACGGTTTCGCCCAGGCGACCGGAAAACCTGCGCTAGTCAATCTTCATACATCGGCGGGCACGGGCAACGGCATGGGCAATATCATGACGGCCTTCCAGAACAAGACTCCCCTGATCATCACAGCCGGGCAGCAAACCAGAGAGATGATCATCTGCGATCCGCTTCTCACCAATCGCGATGAAACCATGCTGCCGAGGCCCTATGTGAAGTGGTCGTACGAGCCCAAACGGGCCGAGGATGTACCGCGTGCCATCATGCGTGCGTATGCGCTCGCACTTCAGCCGCCGGCCGGACCTGTCTATGTCTCAATTCCACTCGATGATTGGGACAAGACAGCCCTGGGTGCTGCTGACATTCGCACGGTGAGCGACCGCATAGGGCCCGACCCTGAACGTCTGAAAGAATTCGCAGAAAGAATCAATCGAGCCAAGAACCCAGTCCTTGTCTATGGTGCCGAGGTCGAAAAAGCCGGGGCCTGGAGGGTAGGTGTAGCCATCGCTGAGAAACTGCGGGTGCCAGTGTACCGCGCTCCCGCGGCTGAACGCGCCTGCTTTCCTGAAACGCATCCGCTATTTCAAGGAGAGTTGCCGGCAGCGATCGGTCCACTCAGCTCGCGGCTGGTCGGACACGATCTCATTGTGGTGGTGGGAGCCCCTGTGTTCCGCTACTACCCGTACGTTCCGGGGCCTATCCTTCCTGAGGGCGCCAGCCTGCTACAAATCACAACCGATCCCACAGATGCTGGCAGCGCGCTTGTCGGAGACAGCTTGCTATCAGATGTGAAGCTGGCTCTCGACGGCTTGCTCCCCTTGGTTCATGACGTCTCGAGGAATGCACCAGAGCCAAGGCCGCGACCGAAGGAACTGACCGCTGTGTCAGGAACTCCGCTTACAGCAAATGAGTTGTATGCGGTTCTCAGTGAAGTTCGGCCTGACGGTGCGATTGTCGTGCAGGAGTCGCCTTCCAATTACAACGAATTCCTGCATTGGTGGCCGACGACCGAAGAAGGTTCCTACTTCACCTACGCAAGCGGCGGATTGGGACACAATGCGCCCTCGTCCGTCGGCGTGGCCCTTGCTCAAAGAAAGCTTGGGACAAATCGCCCCGTGGTCGTGCTCATAGGTGATGGTTCTCTTCAGTATTCAGTGCAGAGCCTCTCCGCGGCAGCCCAGCATAAGCTCAAGATGGTCTACATCGTTCCGTGCAATGGAGAGTACGCGATTCTCAAAGAGTTCGCGGTGCTCGAGAAAACACCGAACGTGCCCTCGCTCGACCTGCCATTCCTTGACATCGTTTCCCTGGCGAAGGGCTACGGATGCAATGCAACGAAAGCAGAAACAAAGGAAGAAATCCAGCACGCCTTCAAGGAAGCTCTCGCCGCTGAGGGACCCACTGTCATCGCGATTCCCATCAAGCGAGAGTTGAAGTCTCTCATCCCCTCAGCCAGCAAGTGA
- a CDS encoding response regulator transcription factor, translating into MMKHCKKSTGSPLNPVDIRACSTGFIVTNDANPIRLLVVDDHPVLREGLAALIGSQHDMTLVAEAGTGKDAVALYKIHRPDVTIMDIRLPDMNGIAAISEIREQCPSARIIVLTTYLGDVQAERALKAGAQAFLLKATLRTDLLDCIRDVNQGKRRVHADVASEMAAHFGGDLLTAREIEVLQQVASGKSNRMVADYLEISEDTVKTHIRSILDKLGANDRTHAVTIALRRGFLDL; encoded by the coding sequence ATGATGAAGCATTGCAAAAAATCGACCGGATCGCCGTTGAACCCGGTCGACATCCGCGCATGTAGTACAGGGTTTATAGTGACGAACGACGCAAATCCGATCCGTTTATTGGTAGTCGACGATCACCCAGTGTTACGCGAGGGTCTCGCAGCTCTGATAGGAAGCCAGCACGATATGACTCTGGTTGCGGAGGCGGGGACAGGGAAAGATGCCGTCGCGCTATATAAGATTCACCGCCCGGACGTAACCATTATGGATATTCGGCTGCCCGACATGAATGGCATCGCCGCAATCTCTGAGATTCGAGAACAGTGCCCTAGCGCACGCATCATTGTGCTTACCACCTATTTGGGGGATGTACAGGCAGAACGTGCCCTGAAAGCTGGCGCTCAAGCCTTCTTACTTAAGGCCACACTCCGCACCGACCTCCTCGACTGTATACGCGACGTGAATCAGGGAAAGAGGCGGGTTCACGCCGATGTGGCCTCCGAGATGGCTGCACATTTTGGCGGCGATCTTCTGACGGCAAGGGAAATTGAAGTTCTTCAGCAGGTCGCCTCTGGAAAATCCAACAGAATGGTTGCGGACTACCTCGAAATCAGCGAAGACACCGTCAAGACTCACATTCGAAGCATTCTCGACAAATTGGGAGCAAACGACCGGACGCATGCCGTCACGATCGCCTTGCGACGCGGCTTTCTAGACCTGTAG
- a CDS encoding neuromedin U has protein sequence MNRQKKLIGSHLQSIAIDSMCRGTRMASKLIGTNLLLVLMVSCVQRSAIAQQEAYAVKAAVTLQAHSAAVPSQSEDSAAKDAAQNPVAAAISLPFQNNTYYGVGPYRRAENALLIQPVIPFRLSQKWMVISRTIVPVEVVPRLSSNRQVDYGLGNIQPQFYVSLAHPGKFIWGAGPQLWLPTATDSELGTNKWGGGPALVGLFRQGHWLGGSLLGNQFAGVNHKHVNSMTLNSFLFYNMRAGWYFVSTPVITADWTASRNSRWTVPVGGGVGRVFKLGAQPLNARAEFFNDVRTTSGGPDWQVQTQLQFLFIKKHPSAPTAVAH, from the coding sequence ATGAACAGACAAAAGAAATTAATCGGCTCACACCTGCAATCAATTGCGATCGATTCGATGTGCCGAGGTACGCGAATGGCGTCGAAACTGATCGGAACAAACCTGCTTCTTGTGCTCATGGTCTCCTGCGTGCAACGGTCGGCCATCGCGCAGCAAGAGGCATATGCGGTCAAAGCAGCAGTCACATTGCAAGCGCACTCTGCAGCGGTGCCAAGTCAATCAGAGGATTCAGCGGCCAAGGACGCGGCGCAAAATCCCGTCGCCGCCGCAATTAGTTTGCCTTTTCAGAACAACACGTATTACGGAGTCGGTCCGTACCGCCGCGCGGAGAACGCGCTCTTGATCCAGCCCGTGATACCTTTTAGGCTCTCGCAAAAATGGATGGTAATTTCCCGCACGATCGTTCCTGTTGAGGTCGTTCCACGCCTTTCCTCCAACAGGCAGGTTGACTATGGTCTGGGCAATATTCAGCCTCAGTTTTATGTTTCGCTGGCGCATCCGGGCAAGTTCATCTGGGGGGCGGGTCCGCAGCTGTGGTTACCCACCGCAACCGATTCCGAGCTCGGTACCAACAAGTGGGGAGGAGGACCCGCTCTGGTTGGGTTATTTCGACAGGGGCATTGGCTTGGCGGTTCACTTCTGGGTAACCAGTTCGCTGGCGTGAATCATAAGCACGTCAATTCGATGACCTTGAATTCATTTTTGTTCTACAACATGCGCGCAGGGTGGTATTTCGTATCCACGCCTGTCATCACAGCTGATTGGACGGCCTCCAGAAACAGCCGGTGGACAGTTCCTGTCGGCGGTGGTGTTGGCCGAGTGTTCAAACTTGGTGCGCAGCCCCTGAATGCTCGTGCAGAGTTCTTCAACGATGTGCGAACCACTTCTGGCGGGCCGGACTGGCAAGTGCAAACGCAGCTGCAGTTCCTCTTTATTAAGAAGCATCCGTCGGCGCCTACGGCGGTTGCCCACTAG